In Phlebotomus papatasi isolate M1 chromosome 1, Ppap_2.1, whole genome shotgun sequence, the following proteins share a genomic window:
- the LOC129798734 gene encoding vesicular acetylcholine transporter: protein MSFTIPGINLEFNEVKEIVWTKIQEPVMQRRLILVIVSIALLLDNMLYMVIVPIIPDYLRYIGAWGVEAQLEAQMEARNGSNGKPHHHDHHGQDSATGVLFASKAIVQLMVNPFSGAIIDRIGYDIPMMIGLTIMFLSTAVFACGRSYGVLFFARSLQGAGSAFADTSGLAMIADRFTEENERSRALGIALAFISFGCLVAPPFGGALYQFAGKEVPFLILAFISLLDGLMLLLVMKPIKEQLAERQEQRSPTIPIWRLMMDPYIAVCAGALMMSNVALAFLEPTISLWMEDNLTRDNWKIGMIWLPAFFPHVFGVIITVKMARKYPQHQWLMAAGGLALEGFCCFLIPMSSTYKMLMIPICGICFGIALIDTALLPTLGYLVDVRYVSVYGSIYAIADISYSLAYAVGPIIAGGIVEMIGFTALNILIAFSNLLYAPVLTYLKHIYDFKPFQSEANILMGDPPSKEYQTYTMHDQQPVAENYKNHLQYGRFEEEQGVQETNIDQDQNGYAEQAPTYADPSYQYQQQGYQPGYQEQGGVYQQQQQQPQQRHLPQQPVANPFRQAEQAPQEPQASGRPVNPFRQGF from the coding sequence ATGTCTTTTACAATACCCGGTATCAACTTGGAGTTCAACGAGGTGAAGGAGATAGTATGGACCAAGATCCAGGAACCGGTGATGCAGCGCCGACTGATCCTCGTGATCGTCTCCATTGCCCTGTTGCTGGACAATATGCTGTACATGGTGATAGTGCCGATTATTCCCGACTACCTACGGTACATAGGGGCTTGGGGCGTAGAAGCACAGTTGGAAGCGCAAATGGAAGCACGAAATGGATCAAACGGCAAGCCCCATCATCACGATCACCATGGCCAGGACTCAGCAACGGGTGTACTGTTTGCCTCTAAAGCCATTGTACAGCTCATGGTGAACCCTTTTTCGGGTGCGATCATCGACCGTATCGGCTACGATATTCCCATGATGATCGGTCTGACGATCATGTTCCTCTCGACGGCAGTCTTTGCGTGTGGTCGCAGTTACGGTGTTCTGTTCTTTGCACGCTCTCTCCAGGGAGCTGGATCAGCCTTTGCAGACACCTCTGGCCTGGCCATGATAGCCGATCGTTTTACAGAAGAGAATGAACGATCTCGTGCTCTGGGCATTGCCTTGGCCTTTATTAGCTTCGGGTGTCTAGTAGCACCCCCCTTCGGTGGAGCTCTATACCAGTTCGCCGGAAAGGAAGTGCCCTTCCTCATACTCGCCTTCATCTCCCTCCTGGATGGCCTGATGCTGCTACTAGTGATGAAGCCAATCAAGGAGCAATTGGCCGAAAGGCAGGAACAACGCTCACCCACCATTCCCATCTGGCGCCTCATGATGGACCCCTACATTGCAGTATGTGCCGGAGCTCTGATGATGAGCAATGTGGCACTGGCCTTCCTAGAGCCTACCATCTCTCTATGGATGGAGGACAATCTAACGAGAGACAACTGGAAGATTGGTATGATCTGGCTCCCGGCGTTCTTCCCTCATGTTTTCGGTGTTATAATTACCGTAAAAATGGCCCGAAAGTACCCTCAACACCAATGGCTTATGGCAGCTGGTGGCCTAGCTTTAGAGGGTTTCTGCTGTTTCCTCATACCCATGTCCTCCACCTACAAAATGCTAATGATCCCAATCTGTGGCATCTGCTTCGGTATTGCCCTGATTGATACAGCCCTATTGCCAACACTCGGCTACCTCGTGGACGTACGATACGTTTCCGTATATGGGAGTATATATGCTATCGCAGACATATCCTACTCCCTAGCGTACGCTGTAGGTCCCATTATAGCGGGTGGGATTGTTGAAATGATAGGCTTTACGGCCCTAAATATCCTGATAGCATTTTCAAATCTACTCTATGCACCGGTTCTGACATACCTCAAACACATCTATGACTTTAAGCCTTTCCAGAGTGAGGCTAACATCCTAATGGGTGACCCACCGAGCAAAGAGTACCAGACGTACACGATGCACGATCAGCAACCTGTAGCTGAGAATTACAAGAACCACTTACAGTACGGTAGATTCGAGGAGGAACAGGGAGTGCAAGAGACCAATATCGATCAGGATCAGAATGGGTATGCGGAACAAGCGCCAACGTACGCAGATCCATCGTATCAGTATCAGCAGCAGGGGTACCAGCCGGGGTATCAAGAACAAGGTGGGGTAtatcaacaacaacaacaacagccCCAGCAGAGACACCTGCCCCAGCAACCTGTGGCCAATCCATTCAGGCAAGCCGAACAAGCCCCACAGGAGCCACAGGCATCCGGGAGACCAGTAAATCCCTTCCGACAGGGCTTCTAA